The genome window ATCGTTAGCAGTGGCAACTATCATATTGGCAGCCGACTTCACACCAGCCTTTACAAGGACATCGTCTTCGGTTGCATCACCGTGTATGTATATTATGTTTGGATACTTTTCCTTGGCTTCCTCTATTCTCTCTTCATCCTTTTCGATGACAACGAAAGGAACCTTTTCCTTCCAGAGCTCCTTAACGGCTGCCTGACCGGTTCTTCCAAGTCCACACACGATTGTGTGATTTCTCAGCTTCGATACCATCTTTTCCATCCTCTTGACTGTAAAGATTTTCCTCAGTTCACCTTCAAAAATCATCGTTGCTACTGTAGATGCTCCATAGGCAAAGACAACGAAGGCTACTACTATAATGAGCATTGTAAAAACTCTTCCAGTAGGAGAAAGAGGGTGAATTTCACCGTAACCTACAGTAGAGATTGTGATTATGACGTGCCAAAGGCTGTCTAACCAGGACCAGCCCTCTATTAGTTTTATTCCAACAGTGGAAACTAAAACTAAGCCAATGAGTATGGAGGTTATTAAGATGAACTTTCCTACAGGTTCTTTAGTATTTATTCCTGATTTGAAATGGTGGTGTATCATTACCGTCCTAAATAAGTCATAAAGTATTTAATTATTATTCTAACCGAATTTAGGAGAAACATTGAAATTTAAATTCTTCTTCGTAGGTAAGATTCCCAGTAAGGCCAACTACAAAAAAATTTCCCACAGAAGAGTAAATGGAGAAATGAAGCCGTTTATAGTAAACAATCCTGCTGTTTTAAAGGCTCAGAGAGAGGCCTTATGGCAACTCCATATCCAAAAGCTTTTCTACGGGCTGGAAAAGTTTCCTATAGAGAAACCAGTTAAGGTTTCTTTAGTCTTTTTCCTATCTGGAAGGGTAAAACAGAGGGATATAGACAATGCAGAGAAGTTCGTTGGTGACATTCTTGAAAAGGGAGGAGTTTTAAAGAGGGATTCACTCATATACAGGAAGGAGAATGTAGAAAAGAGAATAGGAATTAAGGGGTTTGATGAAGTGGTTTACATAGAAATCGAAGAGTTGAAGGAAGAGGAGAGGATTGACCATGAAAAGGGGAAACCTAACTTTCCAGAGGAGTTTTACCAGTTTTTAAAGAAAATGAATATGGAGCTCCCAAATGAAGGTTGAAATAGAAATTAAAGTTCCTCTCGAGTCCGAACTTGAGGGTGAACTGAGGAAATTGGGAATTGAAAGTTACGAAATTGTTAGAAAGTCCATAGATGCAAGGAAAAAACCTATTTTCGTTTACAGAATTGTTACCGATTTAGAGGAGAAGAGAGCCAAAGAATTGATAGAGAAAGGGGTGGCAAGGGAGTACAAACCTGTTCCTGAACTGGTAATACCTGAGGTTCCTAAAAAAAAGAGGATTTTGGTTGTTGGAACTGGTCCTGCAGGGCTTTTTTCTGCCCTTATACTTTCAAAGGCAGGCCTTGAGGTTGTGGTTGTTGAGAGGGGAAAACCTGTTGAGGAGAGAATTTTAGACGTAAATAGGT of Balnearium lithotrophicum contains these proteins:
- a CDS encoding potassium channel family protein, with amino-acid sequence MIHHHFKSGINTKEPVGKFILITSILIGLVLVSTVGIKLIEGWSWLDSLWHVIITISTVGYGEIHPLSPTGRVFTMLIIVVAFVVFAYGASTVATMIFEGELRKIFTVKRMEKMVSKLRNHTIVCGLGRTGQAAVKELWKEKVPFVVIEKDEERIEEAKEKYPNIIYIHGDATEDDVLVKAGVKSAANMIVATANDADNLFITLSAKNLNPRIRIVTRANREENVLKLKRAGATEVILPNIIGGLRMASLAIRPSVVSFLDIVTHHGEIDLRLEEIKVPKGSPFHGKLLKDLDIPKRTGVIVIGIQREDGSFILNPTSTTMVLEGDSLIIIGTKEQAEKLKKLVKGVEN
- a CDS encoding RusA family crossover junction endodeoxyribonuclease translates to MKFKFFFVGKIPSKANYKKISHRRVNGEMKPFIVNNPAVLKAQREALWQLHIQKLFYGLEKFPIEKPVKVSLVFFLSGRVKQRDIDNAEKFVGDILEKGGVLKRDSLIYRKENVEKRIGIKGFDEVVYIEIEELKEEERIDHEKGKPNFPEEFYQFLKKMNMELPNEG